In the genome of Deinococcus psychrotolerans, one region contains:
- a CDS encoding allantoate amidohydrolase produces MTADAPLTDTRWQTLTTKIMDACAALACYTEVEGETNRPFLCPTTHQVHEYLTHWADELGMTTYEDAAGNLRSRLAGATPDARTLYLGSHLDTVPNAGAYDGILGVVMGYAMLEAVKGEALPYAVEVVGFSEEEGVRYGVPFIGSRALVGTVDDMLELCDAAGQSVRDAITEYGLNVEEMAEAQYKGKALGYFEIHAEQGPVLQDQGASLGVVDGIAGQNRLMLNFVGQASHAGTTPMNLRRDALAAAARFAVAAEDLARATPGLVATVGVMQALPGAMNVIPGEANCTLDIRHARDEVRLGALKALLETAEAASAERGVTVTVTPKMEEKATPMSGDFKALLHRAAEAEELPHPELVSGAGHDAMIMAAHMPSAMLFVRSPNALSHHPDEMVLPEDVTDALRVSVRFLHLLAEQNV; encoded by the coding sequence ATGACCGCCGACGCTCCGCTGACCGATACCAGATGGCAAACGCTGACCACCAAAATCATGGACGCCTGCGCCGCGCTGGCCTGCTACACCGAAGTCGAAGGCGAAACCAACCGCCCCTTTCTGTGTCCCACCACCCATCAAGTGCATGAGTACCTGACCCACTGGGCCGACGAACTGGGCATGACCACCTACGAGGACGCCGCCGGGAATCTGCGTTCACGGCTGGCTGGGGCAACACCGGACGCACGGACGCTGTATCTCGGCTCTCACCTAGACACCGTGCCGAACGCGGGCGCTTACGACGGGATTTTGGGCGTGGTGATGGGGTACGCCATGCTGGAAGCGGTCAAGGGTGAGGCTCTCCCCTACGCCGTGGAAGTGGTGGGCTTTTCGGAGGAAGAGGGGGTGCGCTACGGCGTTCCCTTCATCGGCAGCCGGGCGCTGGTCGGCACCGTAGACGACATGCTGGAGCTGTGCGACGCAGCGGGCCAGAGCGTGCGCGACGCCATCACCGAGTACGGCCTCAACGTGGAAGAAATGGCCGAGGCCCAGTATAAGGGCAAGGCGCTGGGCTACTTTGAAATTCACGCCGAGCAGGGGCCAGTCTTGCAAGATCAGGGTGCGTCACTGGGTGTGGTGGACGGCATCGCGGGCCAGAACCGCTTGATGCTCAACTTCGTGGGGCAAGCCTCACACGCCGGAACCACCCCCATGAATCTGCGCCGCGACGCGCTGGCCGCCGCCGCCCGCTTTGCCGTGGCTGCCGAGGATCTGGCCCGCGCCACTCCCGGATTGGTCGCCACCGTCGGCGTAATGCAGGCGCTGCCCGGAGCCATGAATGTGATTCCCGGCGAGGCCAACTGCACGCTGGACATCCGCCACGCCCGCGACGAGGTACGCCTGGGAGCCCTCAAAGCGTTGCTGGAGACGGCTGAGGCCGCTTCGGCAGAGCGCGGCGTCACCGTCACTGTCACGCCCAAGATGGAGGAAAAAGCCACACCGATGTCAGGCGATTTCAAGGCCTTGCTGCACCGCGCCGCCGAAGCCGAGGAGCTGCCGCACCCCGAGCTGGTCAGCGGCGCGGGCCACGACGCCATGATCATGGCCGCGCACATGCCGTCGGCGATGCTGTTCGTGCGCTCACCCAACGCTCTCTCACACCACCCTGACGAGATGGTTTTGCCCGAAGACGTGACCGACGCCCTGCGCGTCAGCGTCCGCTTCCTGCACCTGCTGGCGGAGCAAAACGTATGA
- a CDS encoding allantoinase — MNFDLIVRGGTLVTQNGPLKADLAVSGGQIVEIAEEISSDSAQTLNASGLHIFPGVLDAHVHLNEPGRTHWEGFETGTRALAAGGATSFFDMPLNSSPPVLDKATFEAKREHGEQNSLIDFGLWGGLTPQNLDRMDELADCGVIGFKAFMSHSGLDEFPAVDDTALYEGLKTAARLNLVLATHAESDNLTRHFTEQARLGGGHTARDYLGTRPVVAELEAVQRALLYAGELGAKLHLVHLSSGAAVAMAYEAKQRGVDVSIETCPHYLHFTDEDVEKMGALLKCAPPLRSQEVQRNLWEELLAGHIDIVGSDHSPAPPDRKTSENFFALWGGISGAQSTLNVLLTGGHFGRGLPLEAVASLSALHPARRFDIAQKGALEVGLDADFALVDLSREFELTELYDRWKQNPYLGAKFKGVVQATYSRGRKVYEQGQFDDSVRGQLLRPTPKN; from the coding sequence ATGAATTTTGATCTGATCGTTCGCGGCGGCACGCTGGTTACGCAGAATGGCCCGCTCAAGGCAGATCTGGCGGTGTCCGGGGGTCAGATCGTAGAAATTGCCGAGGAGATTTCCAGCGACTCAGCCCAAACGCTGAATGCTTCCGGCCTCCACATCTTCCCCGGCGTGCTGGACGCCCACGTGCATCTCAACGAGCCGGGCCGCACCCACTGGGAAGGCTTTGAAACGGGGACGCGGGCCTTGGCCGCAGGCGGCGCGACCAGCTTTTTTGACATGCCGCTCAACTCCTCCCCCCCCGTGCTGGACAAAGCCACTTTTGAAGCCAAGCGCGAACACGGCGAGCAAAACTCGCTGATCGACTTCGGTTTGTGGGGCGGCCTCACGCCGCAAAACCTAGACCGAATGGACGAGCTGGCCGACTGCGGCGTGATCGGCTTCAAGGCCTTCATGTCACACAGTGGCCTGGACGAGTTTCCGGCAGTGGACGACACGGCGCTGTATGAGGGTCTGAAGACGGCGGCGCGGCTGAATTTGGTGCTGGCCACCCACGCCGAAAGCGACAACCTGACCCGCCACTTCACCGAGCAGGCGCGTTTGGGCGGCGGTCATACGGCCCGCGATTACCTCGGCACCCGCCCAGTGGTGGCCGAGCTGGAAGCGGTGCAGCGGGCGCTCCTGTACGCGGGCGAGCTGGGGGCCAAACTGCACCTCGTTCACCTGTCGAGCGGCGCGGCGGTGGCGATGGCTTACGAGGCCAAGCAGCGGGGAGTGGACGTCAGCATCGAAACCTGCCCGCATTACCTGCACTTCACTGACGAGGACGTGGAGAAAATGGGAGCGCTGCTCAAATGTGCGCCGCCGCTCAGAAGTCAAGAAGTGCAGCGCAACTTGTGGGAAGAACTATTGGCCGGACACATCGACATCGTCGGCTCCGACCACTCGCCTGCCCCGCCTGACCGCAAGACCAGCGAGAACTTTTTCGCGCTGTGGGGCGGCATCAGCGGCGCTCAGAGCACGTTGAATGTGCTGCTGACGGGTGGCCACTTTGGGCGCGGCTTGCCCCTGGAAGCGGTGGCATCGCTGAGCGCTCTCCATCCGGCCCGCCGTTTTGACATCGCCCAGAAAGGCGCGTTGGAAGTCGGCCTGGACGCTGATTTTGCCCTCGTCGACCTCAGCCGTGAGTTTGAGCTGACGGAGCTGTATGACCGCTGGAAACAAAACCCCTACCTCGGCGCGAAGTTTAAGGGCGTCGTGCAGGCCACCTACTCGCGGGGCCGCAAAGTCTACGAGCAAGGCCAGTTTGACGACTCGGTGCGCGGGCAGTTGCTGCGGCCAACGCCTAAGAATTAA
- the allE gene encoding (S)-ureidoglycine aminohydrolase: protein MKHLGQTRSALQPSHAVITPETHVRTGLSEWPGSAIVLHIAPVIGQGSRFVQFSAEMPAGAAATQSSLGYQRFAFVLEGEVEVKTNGETRSLKEYDYVYLPAGLEHTLTAKTAARLAVFEKPYEAAAGVDAPEIFWGNERENAGFEFEGNDHLIARKLLPDEAKHDFMISTMSFAPGATLPYTEVHYMEHGLLMLEGEGLYKLQDAYYPVKTGDVIWMAAHCPQWYGALGRDWSKYLLYKDMNRHPLAMVGNGL, encoded by the coding sequence ATGAAACACCTCGGTCAAACCCGCAGCGCCCTGCAACCCTCGCACGCCGTCATTACGCCCGAAACGCACGTTCGCACCGGCCTGAGCGAGTGGCCCGGCAGCGCCATCGTGCTGCATATCGCGCCCGTCATCGGGCAAGGCTCACGCTTCGTGCAGTTCAGCGCCGAGATGCCCGCAGGCGCGGCGGCCACGCAGTCCAGCCTCGGTTATCAGCGCTTTGCCTTTGTGCTGGAAGGTGAGGTGGAGGTAAAGACGAACGGTGAAACCCGCAGCCTCAAGGAATACGATTACGTCTATCTTCCGGCGGGCCTGGAGCACACCCTGACCGCCAAAACCGCTGCCCGCCTCGCCGTGTTTGAAAAACCGTATGAAGCCGCCGCAGGCGTGGACGCGCCCGAAATCTTCTGGGGTAACGAGCGCGAGAATGCCGGTTTTGAATTTGAAGGCAACGACCATTTGATCGCCCGCAAGCTGCTGCCCGACGAGGCCAAGCACGATTTCATGATCTCCACCATGAGCTTTGCGCCGGGCGCGACACTGCCGTATACCGAAGTGCATTACATGGAACACGGCCTGCTGATGCTGGAAGGCGAGGGCCTCTACAAGCTGCAAGACGCTTACTATCCGGTCAAGACGGGAGACGTGATCTGGATGGCCGCGCACTGCCCACAGTGGTACGGAGCGCTGGGGCGCGACTGGAGCAAGTACCTGCTCTACAAAGACATGAACCGGCATCCGCTGGCGATGGTGGGAAACGGGCTCTGA